The proteins below come from a single Aegilops tauschii subsp. strangulata cultivar AL8/78 chromosome 6, Aet v6.0, whole genome shotgun sequence genomic window:
- the LOC109753922 gene encoding transcription factor GTE10 isoform X2 yields the protein MTPTVLMEFAPQRQIKRSYDEMAYRGVPRGYAETVGESGSPVRVDSQDSSGPKRKCISLNSDGFGVKREIFVPSKMSSSERRYLRQRFRSELDSVRDLLKKPEFLAIMPVSRAPAYSSSAAPRAKKVKAGSHVLRGAKGRFLPTKPRPETSMVLPEATILQMCEGILKKLMTQKCSHIFNVPVDVEKLNIPDYNDIIKHPMDLGTIKKKLDSGSYTRPSDFAADVRLTFSNAITYNPRGHAVHDMAIQLNKMFESRWKTVEKKLASAATKPHVEVDRADSKRRKTPPVDRSDLSIERVRPTEIMKPKMTFEEKESFGNCLASLSEEPELLPGHIIDLLQQCIDNNTDQPGDGEIEIDIHALSDDILLELKKRVDKYLQERDNQQKKSEPSENEAVNVPGLSHLSTNPCKGGEPIEEDVDICGNASPILIEKDPQIRTNKCGSPSSSSSDSGSSSSDSDSGSDTESESEKVTKIPEQPAEQEKSDVINPVDANHTAGDVELREQDNESKAASEGENAKPDRQVSPDKLLRAALLRSRYADVIVKARGILSQGEGGDKQEELEKLQKEEKERLLAEGNAAMEARRAEAEAESKCKRDLEREKARQALQEMERTVEINDSVHPKDLEMLGTITTEHIVSSVDETSPEHSQDGMPSFLPGSGSMLEKLGLFMKVDEEEEEDEPCSFPSSKDVEEVEID from the exons ATGACACCAACGGTCCTCATGGAGTTTGCGCCGCAGAGGCAGATTAAACGGAGCTATGATGAAATGGCCTACCGAGGTGTGCCCCGTGGGTATGCAGAGACTGTTGGCGAGTCAGGCAGCCCTGTTCGTGTCGACTCGCAAGATTCGTCTGGGCCAAAACGCAAGTGCATCAGCCTTAACAGTGATGGCTTTGGTGTGAAGCGGGAGATCTTTGTCCCCTCTAAGATGTCATCGTCTGAGCGGCGGTACCTTCGCCAGAGATTCCGCTCAGAGCTTGATTCGGTCCGGGATCTCCTTAAGAAGCCAGAGTTTTTGGCCATCATGCCTGTCAGCAGAGCACCTGCGTACTCATCCTCTGCTGCCCCTCGAGCTAAAAAAGTGAAAGCGGGGAGCCATGTTCTCCGTGGTGCCAAGGGGCGCTTCTTGCCTACAAAGCCCCGGCCTGAAACGTCTATGGTGTTGCCCGAAGCTACGATTCTGCAGATGTGTGAAGGTATTCTGAAGAAGCTCATGACTCAGAAATGTAGTCATATTTTTAATGTTCCGGTAGATGTGGAAAAGCTCAACATTCCAGATTATAATGACATTATCAAGCACCCGATGGACCTTGGGACCATCAAGAAGAAGCTAGATTCTGGTTCCTACACAAGGCCATCTGATTTTGCAGCTGATGTCAGGCTGACCTTTAGCAATGCGATAACTTACAATCCTCGAGGGCATGCAGTGCATGATATGGCCATTCAACTGAATAAAATGTTTGAGTCTAGATGGAAGACAGTGGAGAAGAAGTTGGCTTCTGCTGCAACGAAGCCACATGTTGAGGTTGATAGGGCCGACTCAAAGAGGAGAAAGACCCCTCCTGTTGACCGCAGTGACTTGTCAATTGAGCGTGTCAGGCCAACTGAGATTATGAAGCCGAAGATGACATTTGAGGAGAAAGAATCCTTTGGAAACTGCTTAGCTTCTTTGTCCGAGGAGCCAGAATTATTACCTGGTCACATCATTGATTTGTTACAGCAGTGTATTGACAACAACACAGATCAGCCTGGGGATGGAGAGATAGAGATTGATATCCATGCACTCAGTGATGATATACTATTAGAACTGAAGAAGCGTGTCGACAAATATTTGCAAGAGAGAGATAACCAGCAGAAAAAGTCAGAGCCCTCTGAGAATGAGGCTGTGAACGTTCCTGGCCTCAGtcacttgtccacaaatccctgCAAAG GTGGTGAGCCTATTGAGGAGGATGTGGACATTTGCGGCAATGCATCCCCTATATTGATAGAGAAGGATCCTCAGATCAGAACTAACAAATGTGGTAGTCCAAGTAGTTCCAGCAGTGACTCGGGATCTTCATCCAGCG ATTCTGACTCGGGCAGTGACACTGAAAGCGAATCTGAAAAG GTTACTAAAATACCAGAACAACCTGCAGAGCAAGAAAAGAGTGATGTTATTAACCCTGTTGATGCTAACC ACACTGCCGGTGATGTGGAACTCCGTGAGCAGGACAATGAGTCCAAGGCTGCATCTGAGG GGGAGAATGCAAAACCCGACAGGCAAGTCTCCCCGGACAAGCTCTTACGAGCAGCTCTTTTGAGGAGCCGTTATGCTGATGTTATTGTTAAAGCTCGTGGGATTCTCAGCCAG GGTGAGGGTGGAGATAAACAGGAGGAGCTGGAGAAACTGCAGAAGGAAG AAAAAGAACGGCTTTTGGCTGAAGGTAATGCAGCCATGGAAGCTCGCAGAGCTGAAGCCGAAGCTGAATCTAAGTGTAAGCGGGACCTTGAGAGGGAAAAGGCTCGTCAGGCCTTGCAGGAG ATGGAGAGAACTGTAGAAATTAATGACAGCGTCCATCCCAAGGACCTAGAAATGCTTGGTACAATCACCACGGAACATATTGTAAGTTCTGTTGATGAGACGAGTCCTGAGCATTCCCAGGATGGCATGCCCAGTTTTCTTCCTGGTTCTGGCAGCATGTTGGAAAAACTTGGACTATTTATGAAAGTagatgaggaagaagaggaagatgagccATGCAGTTTCCCTAGCAGCAAAGATGTGGAGGAAGTAGAAATCGATTAA
- the LOC109753922 gene encoding transcription factor GTE11 isoform X1 — translation MTPTVLMEFAPQRQIKRSYDEMAYRGVPRGYAETVGESGSPVRVDSQDSSGPKRKCISLNSDGFGVKREIFVPSKMSSSERRYLRQRFRSELDSVRDLLKKPEFLAIMPVSRAPAYSSSAAPRAKKVKAGSHVLRGAKGRFLPTKPRPETSMVLPEATILQMCEGILKKLMTQKCSHIFNVPVDVEKLNIPDYNDIIKHPMDLGTIKKKLDSGSYTRPSDFAADVRLTFSNAITYNPRGHAVHDMAIQLNKMFESRWKTVEKKLASAATKPHVEVDRADSKRRKTPPVDRSDLSIERVRPTEIMKPKMTFEEKESFGNCLASLSEEPELLPGHIIDLLQQCIDNNTDQPGDGEIEIDIHALSDDILLELKKRVDKYLQERDNQQKKSEPSENEAVNVPGLSHLSTNPCKGGEPIEEDVDICGNASPILIEKDPQIRTNKCGSPSSSSSDSGSSSSDSDSGSDTESESEKVGSPAKLAKVTKIPEQPAEQEKSDVINPVDANHTAGDVELREQDNESKAASEGENAKPDRQVSPDKLLRAALLRSRYADVIVKARGILSQGEGGDKQEELEKLQKEEKERLLAEGNAAMEARRAEAEAESKCKRDLEREKARQALQEMERTVEINDSVHPKDLEMLGTITTEHIVSSVDETSPEHSQDGMPSFLPGSGSMLEKLGLFMKVDEEEEEDEPCSFPSSKDVEEVEID, via the exons ATGACACCAACGGTCCTCATGGAGTTTGCGCCGCAGAGGCAGATTAAACGGAGCTATGATGAAATGGCCTACCGAGGTGTGCCCCGTGGGTATGCAGAGACTGTTGGCGAGTCAGGCAGCCCTGTTCGTGTCGACTCGCAAGATTCGTCTGGGCCAAAACGCAAGTGCATCAGCCTTAACAGTGATGGCTTTGGTGTGAAGCGGGAGATCTTTGTCCCCTCTAAGATGTCATCGTCTGAGCGGCGGTACCTTCGCCAGAGATTCCGCTCAGAGCTTGATTCGGTCCGGGATCTCCTTAAGAAGCCAGAGTTTTTGGCCATCATGCCTGTCAGCAGAGCACCTGCGTACTCATCCTCTGCTGCCCCTCGAGCTAAAAAAGTGAAAGCGGGGAGCCATGTTCTCCGTGGTGCCAAGGGGCGCTTCTTGCCTACAAAGCCCCGGCCTGAAACGTCTATGGTGTTGCCCGAAGCTACGATTCTGCAGATGTGTGAAGGTATTCTGAAGAAGCTCATGACTCAGAAATGTAGTCATATTTTTAATGTTCCGGTAGATGTGGAAAAGCTCAACATTCCAGATTATAATGACATTATCAAGCACCCGATGGACCTTGGGACCATCAAGAAGAAGCTAGATTCTGGTTCCTACACAAGGCCATCTGATTTTGCAGCTGATGTCAGGCTGACCTTTAGCAATGCGATAACTTACAATCCTCGAGGGCATGCAGTGCATGATATGGCCATTCAACTGAATAAAATGTTTGAGTCTAGATGGAAGACAGTGGAGAAGAAGTTGGCTTCTGCTGCAACGAAGCCACATGTTGAGGTTGATAGGGCCGACTCAAAGAGGAGAAAGACCCCTCCTGTTGACCGCAGTGACTTGTCAATTGAGCGTGTCAGGCCAACTGAGATTATGAAGCCGAAGATGACATTTGAGGAGAAAGAATCCTTTGGAAACTGCTTAGCTTCTTTGTCCGAGGAGCCAGAATTATTACCTGGTCACATCATTGATTTGTTACAGCAGTGTATTGACAACAACACAGATCAGCCTGGGGATGGAGAGATAGAGATTGATATCCATGCACTCAGTGATGATATACTATTAGAACTGAAGAAGCGTGTCGACAAATATTTGCAAGAGAGAGATAACCAGCAGAAAAAGTCAGAGCCCTCTGAGAATGAGGCTGTGAACGTTCCTGGCCTCAGtcacttgtccacaaatccctgCAAAG GTGGTGAGCCTATTGAGGAGGATGTGGACATTTGCGGCAATGCATCCCCTATATTGATAGAGAAGGATCCTCAGATCAGAACTAACAAATGTGGTAGTCCAAGTAGTTCCAGCAGTGACTCGGGATCTTCATCCAGCG ATTCTGACTCGGGCAGTGACACTGAAAGCGAATCTGAAAAGGTTGGTAGCCCAGCAAAGCTTGCGAAG GTTACTAAAATACCAGAACAACCTGCAGAGCAAGAAAAGAGTGATGTTATTAACCCTGTTGATGCTAACC ACACTGCCGGTGATGTGGAACTCCGTGAGCAGGACAATGAGTCCAAGGCTGCATCTGAGG GGGAGAATGCAAAACCCGACAGGCAAGTCTCCCCGGACAAGCTCTTACGAGCAGCTCTTTTGAGGAGCCGTTATGCTGATGTTATTGTTAAAGCTCGTGGGATTCTCAGCCAG GGTGAGGGTGGAGATAAACAGGAGGAGCTGGAGAAACTGCAGAAGGAAG AAAAAGAACGGCTTTTGGCTGAAGGTAATGCAGCCATGGAAGCTCGCAGAGCTGAAGCCGAAGCTGAATCTAAGTGTAAGCGGGACCTTGAGAGGGAAAAGGCTCGTCAGGCCTTGCAGGAG ATGGAGAGAACTGTAGAAATTAATGACAGCGTCCATCCCAAGGACCTAGAAATGCTTGGTACAATCACCACGGAACATATTGTAAGTTCTGTTGATGAGACGAGTCCTGAGCATTCCCAGGATGGCATGCCCAGTTTTCTTCCTGGTTCTGGCAGCATGTTGGAAAAACTTGGACTATTTATGAAAGTagatgaggaagaagaggaagatgagccATGCAGTTTCCCTAGCAGCAAAGATGTGGAGGAAGTAGAAATCGATTAA